A region from the Coffea eugenioides isolate CCC68of chromosome 9, Ceug_1.0, whole genome shotgun sequence genome encodes:
- the LOC113782683 gene encoding gibberellin 2-beta-dioxygenase-like, giving the protein MVVLSQPVLDNFSTIKTCKFPTSSFYCGIPVIDLLDRDGKTHIVKACQEFGFFKLVNHGVPLEFITGLEAEATKFFNLSQMEKEKAGKANPFGYGNKRIGSNGDVGWVEYLLLNTNPDDIHQKKITIPGDAEKFWSLVNDYMSAVRNLACEVLEMIADGLKIEPRYALSRLVRDEKSDTFFRLNHYPPCPELQALCGRNLIGFGEHTDPQIISVLRSNNTSGLQISLRDGTWVSVPPDQYSFFFNVGDSLQVMTNGRFRSVRHRVVADGVKSRVSMIYLGGPLLTEKIAPLPSLMEQGEESLYKEFTWSEYKKSAYNTRLGDNRLAFFEKSAGQ; this is encoded by the exons ATGGTAGTGTTATCTCAGCCAGTTCTTGACAATTTCTCCACCATCAAAACATGCAAATTCCCCACCTCCAGCTTTTACTGTGGAATTCCAGTGATAGACCTATTAGACCGTGATGGCAAGACACATATAGTTAAGGCGTGCCAAGAGTTTGGATTCTTCAAGCTTGTCAACCATGGTGTTCCACTAGAGTTCATAACGGGATTAGAAGCTGAAGCtaccaagtttttcaatttgTCACAGATGGAGAAAGAAAAAGCTGGCAAGGCAAACCCTTTCGGCTATGGAAACAAAAGAATTGGCTCAAATGGTGATGTAGGATGGGTTGAGTATCTTCTCTTGAACACAAATCCTGATGACATTCACCAGAAAAAGATCACGATACCTGGAGATGCAGAAAAGTTTTG GTCTCTTGTAAATGACTACATGTCAGCTGTGAGAAATTTGGCTTGTGAAGTTCTGGAAATGATAGCTGATGGTTTGAAGATAGAGCCAAGATATGCGTTAAGCAGGCTTGTAAGGGATGAGAAAAGTGATACTTTCTTCAGGCTAAACCACTATCCGCCATGTCCAGAACTTCAAGCATTGTGTGGTCGAAATTTGATTGGTTTTGGGGAGCACACAGACCCACAAATTATTTCTGTTTTAAGATCGAACAACACATCAGGCCTGCAAATCTCACTCAGAGACGGGACATGGGTATCAGTCCCTCCTGATCAGTACtcctttttctttaatgttGGTGACTCCTTGCAG GTGATGACTAATGGAAGATTTAGGAGTGTAAGGCACAGAGTTGTGGCAGATGGAGTAAAATCTAGGGTGTCCATGATCTACCTTGGAGGGCCACTTTTGACTGAAAAGATAGCACCTCTACCCTCACTAATGGAACAAGGAGAAGAAAGTTTGTACAAGGAATTCACATGGAGTGAATACAAGAAATCGGCTTACAACACAAGGCTGGGGGACAATAGGCTTGCATTCTTTGAGAAATCTGCTGGCCAATGA